The DNA sequence TATAATTCTGCCGTCACTGCTGAGAAAACGGTAGACTCCCGGGAGTTCCGGAAGATTCTTTAGTTTTTGCTGAATGTCCATGACTCCATTATACCTTGTTATACCTCCAAAATTGAGCAACATGAAAAACTGCTCCGGATGGGATCATACGAAGATCCACCGAAGCAGTTTTTTGTCTATCCTTCCCGAACGATTCTGGCACCAAAGGGTGCCAGTGCCAGGCGAGCCAGCTTGAACGACTGAGCCGCGAACGGTATGCCGATAATCGTCAAAAGGAGCAGCACGCCATTGAAGAAGTGGCCCAAAGCCAGCGGAAGTCCGCTGAAAACGAGCCAGATCAGATTGACAACCAGTGATCCGGTTCCGCCGGTGTATTCCAGTTCATAGCCAAAGGGCCAGAAGCTTAATCGAGCGAACTTAAAGCACTGGACACCAATCGGGATGCCAATAATGGTGATGCACCAAAGGATTCCAGCTCCGATCCAACCAAGGCCGCCCCAGAAGCCGCCCAACAGGAACCATATGATATTGCCGAGCAGTTTCATTGTAGTCTCCCCCATGAATTATTTTTTCCCTGAGGCAAAATGGATGCCACATAGGAGCTGGCTTCATTATGGAAGAGAAAAATTAAAACAAACTAAATTTTTTTAAAACAGCTCCGGAAACCTCATCCCTCGGGTTTTGATTGATCCTGACAGACATTTCTTGTCTCAGCCTCGGTCATGCGGAATGCATACATACCAGGCAGCGCGACCTCCGATTTGAACCACGTCGACTTTGCTAAAGCATCGCTTGCCCTGATGGGTGCATACCTCCATCTCTTGCGGAACCTGCCGGATGAAGCCAAAATAGTCGCCGCCCTCCAGCCATTCCACGAATGAAGTTAATAGAGACCGCTCCTGGTTATAGTCCATAATGACCACAACCCGCCGAGCCACCCGACTCATCTCCCGGTAGAGCTGCAAGCGCCGCTCTGCTTCCATGCCATGGGCTACATAAGAGGCAACCGCTGCATCGAAGGATCGGTCCGGGAACGGCAGTCCGTTCTGAACATCACCCCGGATGAAATGCACATTCCGGTTTTCCGGTCGTGAGCTGGCAAATTTCAGCATCTTCTCCGCCGAATCCAGCCCAGTAACGCTCAAACCTCGCTCTGCCAGAACCGAACAGAGAGCACCGGTTCCGCACCCCACATCGAGTACCGAAGTAAGTGAAGAAAAGTCGAGGTGGTCTTCCTGTTTTTCCATTGCCTGGCGAAACCATTTCCTCTGGATCGTAAAAAAACGGCTGTAAACCGGGGCAATCGAATTGAACAGAACTCTGCTGTTCTTATCGCTCATTGTGTCCCCTCCAAAATCTTTTTTTTCATGAGCAACTCCCCCGCACAGAAGGCGATTCAGAAGTCACCTCAGAAGTTGCCTCAAAAGTCGCCCCAGAAGTCGCCTCAGAAGTCGGCTCAGAAGTCGGCTCAGAAGTCGCCTCAGAAACCTTCCCGAAAACCTCCTTCACCAGACGGCAGTATTCCGCATATGCCTCCAGACCGCTGAGTTCTTTCAGGCAATCAGCCAGTGAAGCATAATACCAGTGATGTTCGCTCTTGCGTTTTTCGTGAAAGCTTTCCCATAACCGGTCCCCGAGAATTGACTGATCCCGCCGGATCGCCCGGATATTTGCCAGCTTGTCAGCCAGGGCAATAATTTTAACATCAAGGTCTTTTTCTTCCCTGAGAAAGTCAATCGTGTGCTGTTTCCGGGTTTTCCAATCCTTGACTGTTTTATCTTCGCTTTGAGCCGCCACCAAGTCAGCGACCCGAGGGTTGAACAAGGCCTGCAAGGTTTCCTGCCTGACCTTGGCATCCTCACAGGTATCATGCAGGATAGCGGCACAGACAATATCCTCATCGTGACGACCGAGTTCTCCCAGGATGGAGGCTACGATCACAGCCACTTCCATCGGATGAATGATGTAGGGGAGGTCTGATCCCTTTCTGGTTTGCCCAGTATGAGCCAGGGTTGCAAACATCATTGCTTTTTCGATCATGACAATCTCCTTCTCTGAACTGTAATGAGAACAGGTTGTTACTGCTATTGTTCCTTGTCCAGAAGTTGATGGTATTTCTTGTCCGGGAATTGCTGGAAAGAATGGCAAGTTGAGAGAAATTTCAACTTGCCATTTTGTTTAGCTCAGTTCCCCATTGATGACCAGTTTGACCATGTGGTCGTCAATGATTCGCTTTCCACTTTGGTAACCAAAAATCAGGGTGCTAGTACACACTTGGTTGACTAGCCTGGCGGATCCACCGGAATATCGATAGATTGCCTCAGTAGCCTCATCTGAGAAGAGCTCATGGTCGATCCCGGCATATTCCAGGTGGCGTTTCATGTATCCCTTCACCTGTGAGTGGTCCATCAATTGCATTTTGCACTGGATGTCGATCCGTTGCCGGATCGCCGTATAGGACTGCATCTGGAGTTTCTCCCATAGCTCGACCTGGCCCACCAGAACCAGTGCCATGGGACTGACGGCATCCATCCGGAAGTTGAGGAGAAAACGTACCTCTTCAAGCATTTCTCGATCCAGCAGATGCGCCTCATCGACAACGACCACCGGACGCTTATTGTGGAGTCCTTTCATCAACTCGATCTCTTTATGCAGCTGGCGTTTGGCATCCCCTCGATAGAATCTTGATTCGGCCCCTAACTGATCCAGCATCCCTTTGTAGAAATTTCTCGGCGTCATTTTCGAGTCTGCCAGATAGATCAGGGTGTATCTGGTGTCATCCAGTTGATCGCGGAATCGGCGAATGGTGGTCGTCTTACCAGTGCCGCACTCTCCGGTGAGTACACAGAAGAGTTGCCGTTCGGCGACATAGGATAATCTGCTTAGGGACTCCTCCAGCGTATTGGAAGGGAATAGTTCCGTAGTCGGCAGATCCCGACAGAATGGAGTTTTCTTGAAGCCATAAAACGCTTCAAACATCACTGCCACCCCCTTTTCTTATGTCTTTGAAAGAGATGGCCGTAGACTGCTGTTTGTCTTTTCGCTTCTGATTCTGCTTTTGGGCACCATCGAGTAACCGGGAAGAGGTTGGCTTGACTGGAGTCAGGAACTCCGGCAGCTGAGGCTTGGGCGTCACACGCTCCCCAATGACCAGCTTTCTCACCACAAAGGGTTTGTCATCCTGATACTCAATGCTCAGTTCCTCGGTGTTACTGGGGTCATAGACCACTTCCACGCTGCGAGCCACATAGGGTAGCCCAACTTCATACTTCGCGCCGCCAAAGCTGATGCAGCCACTCTTATCGACTTTTCTGGTCTCAGCGTGCAAAAAGGCGTTGGCGACCTTCTCCGCTGGCAGATATTTCAAGGGCCTGGGATCCAGATTATACGCCTGATGCGGGGTCGTTCCATTGAGTGCGGTATGCGGTTTGTTCTGGTAGCATTCTTCCAACCAGATCCAGAACCGCTCATTCATAACCTCGAGGGATCGTTCCGAGTTATCGAATTTATACTCATCGAGAAACCGATCGATATTCTGATTGAATTTTTCTATTTTTCCGGTGCCTTCCGGAGAGTAGGGCTTTGCGAAGATCAGCCGGATGCCAAGCTTTGCGCAGGCTCTGGACATCCACTTATTTTTAAACTGGCGGCCGTTATCGAAGTATGCCTGCTCTGGAATTCCCCACTTGAGGATGGCTTTGCGGAAGCAATCCTCAACGATGCTCTGCTCCAGGTTCGAGTAGAACTGGGCATGGAGGATCATCCGGGTAGCGTCGTCCAAAAACGCCACCAGATAGACCTGCTGCGGCTTGTTTCCAGGACCGATCGGCAGGTAACAGCCATACTTGATATCCGAATGCCACAGTTTGTTGCGGGTGCGTTTTTGAAATCGGCGGGTAGCTACCCCGCCAGCGGCATAGATGGCCATATGCTTCCCGCTGTAGCCCTTCTCCTGCAATTTCTCCTGCAGGCTGCTTCGCTTGATCGAGCCAGCTTCGGTGAGGCCTTCCCATTCCATGATTCGAATGATCTCAGCCACACTTCTGGACGGGATCTCTTTGCGCAGCCGCACGGCTTCGTCCAACACCAGCGCCGGGATGGCTCTTGAATCCTGCGATACCCTCGCCTGCGGTATCAGTCCGGAAAATCCCTTCTGCTGATAACTATTCAGATATCGCCGTAAGGTCCGCTCGGAAATCCCAGCCTCGCGGCAGATCTGCTCCTTAAGCACCCGGATCTGCCCCTTGTCCAAGTCATGGGAAAGAAGGGGCGCCAGTAGAATCGCCCGTTGCGTCGCTATTTCCTGTGCTTTTTCCTTGTCCTTCATGTCATGCCTCCATTCAATTTCGAGTGATGACATGATTTTAGAGGACTCCTCGGTGGACACCTATGCCAACTGGGTATGTGGCCATCGGTGATTGTTGACTAAAATCCGGACAACCTTTTTCAGCCAGCCCGCAGGCTCGCCTACAAAGAAGAAAATCCTCTCGAGTATGGACTGAGGCAGATCGGAAAAGTCGACCCCATAGTCCTGAGTGACTGTAGCATATGTACTGAGCAGAGCACCGACTAAAGCGTGGGCTCTGGAGTTGAACCAGGCTCGGACCCGCCGAATGGTCGAATTCTCAACGGGCACCGCTTCATGTTGACCGGTGATGATCTGCTCCAGGATCGTTGTGGTCTGCCGCTTATAGGGAGTTAAGAGATCCGGAAGTTCGTGATGGATCTTCCCGCAACCGGGGTTGGTACAGCGCAGGCGACGAAGCACCAGGATCATGACATCCCCATTCTCGTCGATCACTGATCTCCTGCGGGAGCCAATGACCTTAAGCGACTGATGACAGATGGGACATATGCTTTTCTCCATACTCCGAACAAAAAACACCCAGATCGGGATTCCATTCTAAAACGTATTTTGATATACTGATCATGCTAATAACTTAGTAAGGATCCTCCCTGATGACTCGGCGCTAACCATAGAGTCAGGGAGGATCTCTTTTTGTCCTCCACAATATTATTAGGGACATTATATCCGTCTATTTACGGACAGACAAGGCTGGCTACTATAGGACGATTGGATCCGGCATAAACAACAGGTCAATCCGTTCTGACGGATTCTCCCATTCCGAAGATTATGAATCAATTTTCTGAACGGATAAACCCCCAAAAGAAAAGATAGGGTATACTCAAATTATAACCGATTGATATACCGGTCATAGCAGTCAGGATGAAAGCATTTGAAGCCCCGCTTCAACCATCGAACAGAACCTTTTATGTCTGCTGAATCCCTGCCATTTCAGGAAATCTACGACCCCCTGTCCGGGAATTCACTCGAGAACTTCAACGACACCTTCGCAAGGGCGCGAACCGAAAGGAGCACATGAATGGAACAGAACGATCTTCGCAGCAGGCTGGCTTCCATTGACTGGGACAAAGCATTTGACGATTCAATTTTTTTGGACAAGTCCGACTTTACGCTGCCAGATGGCCGTCGGATTCAGTCAGAGCTTTGGAGTGAATTCGGCTATACTTTCCTGACCTACCGTTTTCTGAAAACCGGTCTGGAGAATGCTGCCACGGAAGAAATTGTCGACTATCTCAATGGTCAGGGTGTCTCCATCGATACGAAGCAGTTCCCGGTTCAGGACATGGAGCTGCTGACCCCGGAATATGATCCGGATCTCTATACCCTCACCATCACCATTTCCGAAACTGAAGAATAGGATTAGCTCGCACTTTTCACCTCACGTATAAATCAGCCAAGACCCTGAACCTGAACTGGTTTGGGGTCTTGGCTCATTTCCATTCACCGGAAAATCTTCCAGAGATTGAATCCGGTTGAGATGCTGCCTGATCCGATCAAGCTGCTTTCTGATCCAATAAAGATGATTTCGGATCCGATCGTGCCTGTTACGCCTGTTCCTCAGGGGATTGATCTTCTTCCGCCCCTTCTTCTGCCAGCGCCTCTGTTGTCGGCAGCACCGGTTTTGGCATACGCCGCTTCTCACGGTACAGAACCGGAGAAGACGCGAAGAAGACTCCTTCTTCAAAGGCAGTTCGCTCCATCAGCGTCAGCTCTTTGG is a window from the Clostridiaceae bacterium HFYG-1003 genome containing:
- a CDS encoding YccF domain-containing protein, giving the protein MKLLGNIIWFLLGGFWGGLGWIGAGILWCITIIGIPIGVQCFKFARLSFWPFGYELEYTGGTGSLVVNLIWLVFSGLPLALGHFFNGVLLLLTIIGIPFAAQSFKLARLALAPFGARIVREG
- a CDS encoding class I SAM-dependent methyltransferase; protein product: MSDKNSRVLFNSIAPVYSRFFTIQRKWFRQAMEKQEDHLDFSSLTSVLDVGCGTGALCSVLAERGLSVTGLDSAEKMLKFASSRPENRNVHFIRGDVQNGLPFPDRSFDAAVASYVAHGMEAERRLQLYREMSRVARRVVVIMDYNQERSLLTSFVEWLEGGDYFGFIRQVPQEMEVCTHQGKRCFSKVDVVQIGGRAAWYVCIPHDRG
- a CDS encoding HD domain-containing protein yields the protein MIEKAMMFATLAHTGQTRKGSDLPYIIHPMEVAVIVASILGELGRHDEDIVCAAILHDTCEDAKVRQETLQALFNPRVADLVAAQSEDKTVKDWKTRKQHTIDFLREEKDLDVKIIALADKLANIRAIRRDQSILGDRLWESFHEKRKSEHHWYYASLADCLKELSGLEAYAEYCRLVKEVFGKVSEATSEPTSEPTSEATSGATFEATSEVTSESPSVRGSCS
- a CDS encoding AAA family ATPase, giving the protein MFEAFYGFKKTPFCRDLPTTELFPSNTLEESLSRLSYVAERQLFCVLTGECGTGKTTTIRRFRDQLDDTRYTLIYLADSKMTPRNFYKGMLDQLGAESRFYRGDAKRQLHKEIELMKGLHNKRPVVVVDEAHLLDREMLEEVRFLLNFRMDAVSPMALVLVGQVELWEKLQMQSYTAIRQRIDIQCKMQLMDHSQVKGYMKRHLEYAGIDHELFSDEATEAIYRYSGGSARLVNQVCTSTLIFGYQSGKRIIDDHMVKLVINGELS
- a CDS encoding DDE-type integrase/transposase/recombinase, with product MSSLEIEWRHDMKDKEKAQEIATQRAILLAPLLSHDLDKGQIRVLKEQICREAGISERTLRRYLNSYQQKGFSGLIPQARVSQDSRAIPALVLDEAVRLRKEIPSRSVAEIIRIMEWEGLTEAGSIKRSSLQEKLQEKGYSGKHMAIYAAGGVATRRFQKRTRNKLWHSDIKYGCYLPIGPGNKPQQVYLVAFLDDATRMILHAQFYSNLEQSIVEDCFRKAILKWGIPEQAYFDNGRQFKNKWMSRACAKLGIRLIFAKPYSPEGTGKIEKFNQNIDRFLDEYKFDNSERSLEVMNERFWIWLEECYQNKPHTALNGTTPHQAYNLDPRPLKYLPAEKVANAFLHAETRKVDKSGCISFGGAKYEVGLPYVARSVEVVYDPSNTEELSIEYQDDKPFVVRKLVIGERVTPKPQLPEFLTPVKPTSSRLLDGAQKQNQKRKDKQQSTAISFKDIRKGGGSDV
- a CDS encoding DUF6431 domain-containing protein, which produces MEKSICPICHQSLKVIGSRRRSVIDENGDVMILVLRRLRCTNPGCGKIHHELPDLLTPYKRQTTTILEQIITGQHEAVPVENSTIRRVRAWFNSRAHALVGALLSTYATVTQDYGVDFSDLPQSILERIFFFVGEPAGWLKKVVRILVNNHRWPHTQLA